In one Mastacembelus armatus chromosome 19, fMasArm1.2, whole genome shotgun sequence genomic region, the following are encoded:
- the gdf10b gene encoding growth/differentiation factor 10 codes for MINRVFHILHLFLILESIWGKLVSEDLIRAVRQGAEAAPAVEQRVFAHDSANRDMVSISMFKVYEKYSKEPQSQRDGNTVRSFKAVPRVLHGKEMFQFNLSSIQDSEIILFASFHFLHKRHHQRPWRSRRPRHPSGSFQHPHSPSTQLLFHGSSTNSAFATLLGNITLAPFKKGSWQTRDITAVVKHARDVKELVVTVEFDIGFGVARVNQRSPQGQERLSPANLPYILVYADDQAIDEPNSVAMSLQRYGPFPVGDDASSSASASRIRRELHLQIQTNDIPEVQFNTLKNHELWQNTYFPAKAKAAVKSGRKQGQENSEGLSKPQVLSFDERTMKKARRRQWSEPRVCARRYLRVDFADIGWSEWVLAPKSFDAYYCAGTCGFPIPKVLRPSNHATIQSIVRAVGIIPGVPEPCCVPEKMSPLSVLFLDPNRNMVLKVYPGMSVDTCACR; via the exons ATGATCAACCGGGTTTTTCACATTCTGCATCTATTTCTGATTCTGGAGTCCATCTGGGGTAAACTCGTGTCGGAGGATCTGATTAGAGCCGTGCGTCAAGGTGCAGAAGCTGCTCCGGCTGTAGAGCAGCGCGTCTTTGCGCACGACAGCGCAAACCGGGACATGGTCTCCATCAGCATGTTCAAAGTGTACGAGAAGTACAGCAAAGAGCCGCAGAGCCAGAGAGACGGAAACACTGTGAGAAGTTTTAAAGCCGTACCGA GAGTTCTGCACGGCAAAGAAATGTTCCAGTTCAACTTGTCATCCATCCAAGATTCAGAGATCATCCTCTTTGCCTCTTTTCACTTCCTCCACAAGCGTCACCACCAGCGACCGTGGCGTTCCCGAAGGCCTCGCCACCCATCTGGCAGCTTCCAGCACCCCCATTCTCCCTCCACACAGCTCCTCTTCCATGGATCATCCACAAACTCAGCTTTTGCAACACTACTGGGAAACATAACTCTGGCTCCATTCAAGAAAGGCTCTTGGCAAACAAGGGACATAACAGCAGTGGTGAAACATGCCAGGGATGTCAAAGAGCTTGTGGTAACAGTGGAGTTTGATATAGGGTTTGGAGTGGCTCGGGTAAATCAGAGGAGCCCTCAGGGACAAGAACGCCTCTCTCCAGCCAACCTACCATATATCTTGGTATACGCAGATGATCAAGCTATAGATGAGCCAAACAGTGTGGCTATGTCACTTCAGCGGTATGGGCCCTTCCCTGTAGGAGACGACGCatcctcctctgcctcagccTCAAGGATCCGGAGGGAACTTCACCTCCAGATCCAAACTAATGACATCCCAGAGGTTCAGTTCAACACCTTGAAGAATCATGAACTGTGGCAGAACACATATTTCCCTGCGAAAGCTAAAGCAGCAGTCAAATCGGGAAGAAAGCAGGGCCAGGAGAACAGCGAGGGCCTGAGTAAGCCCCAGGTGCTGAGCTTCGACGAGAGGACGATGAAGAAGGCCAGGAGACGACAATGGAGTGAGCCCAGGGTTTGTGCTAGAAGGTACCTCAGGGTGGACTTTGCTGATATTGGCTGGAGCGAGTGGGTTTTGGCGCCAAAGTCATTTGATGCCTACTACTGTGCCGGGACTTGTGGATTCCCCATCCCTAAA GTGCTACGGCCCTCCAATCACGCCACCATCCAGAGCATCGTCAGAGCTGTGGGGATCATACCGGGTGTTCCTGAACCGTGCTGCGTTCCAGAAAAAATGAGTCCTCTCAGTGTACTTTTCCTCGATCCAAACAGGAATATGGTGCTTAAGGTTTATCCTGGCATGTCCGTGGATACCTGTGCCTGTCGATAG